Proteins encoded within one genomic window of Paramisgurnus dabryanus chromosome 13, PD_genome_1.1, whole genome shotgun sequence:
- the cited4b gene encoding cbp/p300-interacting transactivator 4b has product MAEHMMMPMNHGQGNASLHGYRMGMNGGLQAGPQQHGPQPGLRAMPNGQMMHYGAGPQGNMEAAMRQRSNMVGPMNGQMGHHQMQSANMMFNNQGQPQQHHIQQHQQHQQQHHHMHQVQQQQQQQQPPQQQQQQQQQYMTGGLTSQQLMASMHLQKLNTQYHGHPLGHMNGNHMGNGAQFRVGQAQLANMQHMSGPALGLNNFDAELIDEEVLTSLVIELGLDRVQELPELFLGQNEFDFISDFVSKQQQSTVSC; this is encoded by the coding sequence ATGGCAGAACACATGATGATGCCAATGAACCACGGTCAGGGAAACGCAAGTCTGCATGGCTACCGGATGGGCATGAACGGAGGCCTGCAGGCAGGCCCCCAACAGCACGGACCCCAGCCCGGCCTCCGAGCGATGCCCAACGGACAAATGATGCACTATGGAGCGGGGCCTCAGGGAAACATGGAGGCCGCCATGCGTCAGCGGTCCAACATGGTCGGACCTATGAACGGACAGATGGGCCACCACCAAATGCAGTCGGCTAACATGATGTTTAACAATCAGGGCCAACCTCAGCAACATCACATTCAGCAGCATCAACAGCATCAACAACAACACCACCACATGCATCAGGTGcaacaacaacagcagcaacaacagcccccgcagcagcagcagcaacaacaacaacagtacATGACCGGGGGTCTCACATCCCAACAGCTTATGGCCAGCATGCACCTTCAGAAACTCAACACCCAGTACCACGGACACCCGCTGGGACACATGAACGGCAACCACATGGGAAACGGGGCACAGTTTAGGGTGGGTCAGGCCCAGCTGGCCAACATGCAACACATGTCTGGACCTGCTCTCGGTTTAAACAATTTTGATGCCGAATTAATCGACGAAGAGGTTTTGACGTCACTGGTCATTGAGCTCGGACTGGATAGGGTGCAAGAGCTTCCTGAACTCTTCCTGGGACAAAACGAGTTTGACTTTATTTCGGATTTCGTGAGCAAACAGCAACAGAGCACCGTTAGCTGCTGA